In the genome of Terribacillus sp. FSL K6-0262, one region contains:
- a CDS encoding sensor histidine kinase: MSIRVRLFIMLLLFIILPYFLSVILIYVNSKSSIEERDLAKSREELQESGTDLEHYAEEMVRLPYRLFNMPEVQQVLEHGMLEESTEHIRAFENSVGTYAATRPDIRQLRFYFQQDQQSMTVYQANVSAPKPAPGYLDESPFKALYDSEEAYMLEAPHVLENDNNVAIVPESDNTMVLPIHHKITDVLSGEFLGFLTTDVEVSSFAPLLDAVTREAGTKVLLVNDSGRIMYSKDSEQLGERLDEVDIAASDDHLVLQEELGNPLAGWKLIKITSKDALFRDARDTAWTNVWLGIIVVVLGIVLILVISRIFTKPVITLSERVRSIEGGQMDVGLKMDRQDEIGHLAAHMQEMLDRINSHIAREYKLELEVKESQLRLLKSQVNPHFLFNALQSIGAVALRSNDQEVYKLLVSLSKMMRYALQADQLVPVQEELAYIDAYVTLQKERFGADLSVSIEVEEAIQAYRIPSMLLQPLVENYFKHSFEQKRDKSSFLLKGTLKDRSLVFQAISHGPSVSRARLELLQKEEAGGTGLRNIAERLRLHYGDAAGFHVDNLDGRGFRVTICIPIEEQGGR; encoded by the coding sequence ATGAGCATTCGGGTTCGCTTATTCATCATGCTGCTATTATTCATCATCCTGCCTTATTTCCTATCCGTCATCCTTATATATGTGAACAGCAAATCCAGTATCGAGGAACGGGATTTGGCCAAGAGCCGGGAAGAGCTGCAGGAAAGCGGGACCGATTTGGAGCACTATGCCGAGGAGATGGTTCGGCTGCCTTATCGTTTGTTCAATATGCCGGAAGTCCAGCAAGTGCTGGAGCATGGCATGCTGGAGGAAAGCACGGAACATATCCGTGCCTTCGAGAATAGTGTCGGGACATATGCAGCAACGCGGCCGGATATTCGGCAGCTGCGATTTTATTTTCAGCAGGACCAGCAATCAATGACTGTCTATCAGGCGAATGTCAGTGCTCCGAAGCCGGCCCCGGGATACTTGGATGAATCGCCTTTCAAAGCCCTGTACGATTCGGAGGAAGCGTACATGCTGGAAGCACCCCATGTTCTGGAAAATGATAATAATGTGGCGATCGTACCGGAATCGGATAATACGATGGTGCTGCCGATCCATCATAAGATCACCGATGTTTTGAGCGGGGAATTCCTAGGTTTTCTTACGACCGATGTAGAGGTTTCGTCGTTTGCTCCATTGCTGGATGCCGTGACGAGGGAGGCTGGCACGAAGGTCCTGCTTGTCAACGACAGCGGGAGGATCATGTATAGCAAGGACTCGGAACAGCTTGGGGAAAGGCTGGATGAGGTGGACATCGCCGCATCGGATGATCATCTCGTTTTGCAGGAAGAACTGGGAAATCCCCTGGCCGGCTGGAAGCTGATCAAGATTACATCAAAGGATGCGTTATTCCGTGATGCGAGGGATACAGCATGGACGAATGTCTGGCTCGGCATCATCGTCGTGGTGCTAGGGATCGTATTGATATTGGTTATTTCACGGATATTCACCAAACCAGTCATCACGTTAAGCGAAAGGGTGCGCTCCATTGAAGGCGGGCAGATGGATGTCGGCCTGAAGATGGACCGTCAGGATGAAATCGGACATTTGGCGGCGCATATGCAGGAAATGCTGGATAGGATCAACTCTCATATAGCGCGTGAATATAAGCTGGAGCTGGAAGTGAAAGAGAGTCAGCTGCGGCTGCTTAAATCGCAGGTGAATCCGCATTTCCTTTTCAATGCGCTGCAATCGATCGGAGCTGTCGCGCTTCGTTCGAATGACCAGGAGGTATACAAGCTGCTTGTATCATTATCCAAAATGATGCGCTATGCGCTGCAGGCAGATCAGCTGGTGCCTGTGCAGGAGGAACTTGCTTACATCGATGCTTATGTGACGCTGCAGAAAGAGCGCTTCGGGGCAGATTTATCCGTGTCCATCGAAGTGGAGGAAGCGATACAAGCATACCGGATACCAAGCATGCTGCTACAGCCGCTCGTGGAAAACTATTTTAAGCATAGCTTCGAGCAGAAGCGCGACAAAAGCAGTTTCCTTTTGAAGGGGACGCTGAAAGATCGATCGCTGGTATTCCAGGCGATCAGTCATGGCCCTTCTGTCAGCAGGGCAAGGCTGGAGTTGCTGCAGAAGGAAGAAGCCGGTGGAACCGGGCTGCGGAATATAGCGGAACGGCTGCGCTTGCACTACGGTGACGCGGCGGGTTTTCATGTGGATAATCTTGACGGCAGGGGCTTTAGAGTTACGATTTGTATTCCGATAGAGGAGCAGGGAGGTCGTTAG
- a CDS encoding response regulator, with the protein MKALLVDDEKNGRDVLRLLGEWEQNGIDCLLEAADGEEALRLIEMEQPDIIFTDIKMPRIDGVALIERLHAIGYLGKYVLVTGYDDYQYMRKAIQFNSFDYLLKPIEPEAFAGVLKKVTQAVLSDKRSEEREAAVLEDAKRLRLEQQVTALLTEETKDISFLREALPQLDRLDATLLSFYQMHQPAPFMDALAEALQQSAIGNVFHFLHEEHMYIALTAADHWLQVENWLRQHLDIPVRLVQKPLPVLEGLPAAFKLLREDLAKHHYRTIRRLDELESEQRGQDIVTYVRNYYMEDVSLERLSKLFFLTKEHISRKFKQETGTTLSRFVTNCRMKQAKQWLEETDKTLYDIACLLGYQDEKYFSKLFKKETGLTPTAYRAKLSGQEERVR; encoded by the coding sequence ATGAAGGCGTTGCTTGTCGACGATGAAAAAAATGGTCGAGACGTGCTCCGGCTGCTTGGAGAATGGGAACAGAATGGCATAGATTGTCTTTTGGAGGCGGCTGACGGCGAGGAAGCCCTTCGGCTGATTGAAATGGAGCAGCCGGATATCATTTTCACCGATATCAAGATGCCCCGAATCGATGGCGTTGCATTGATCGAACGGCTCCACGCCATTGGATACCTGGGGAAATATGTCCTTGTCACGGGATATGATGACTACCAATATATGCGGAAAGCCATCCAGTTCAATAGCTTTGACTATCTTTTGAAGCCAATCGAACCGGAGGCATTCGCGGGGGTGCTCAAAAAGGTGACCCAAGCTGTATTATCGGACAAACGATCCGAGGAAAGGGAGGCAGCAGTGCTGGAGGATGCCAAGCGCCTGCGCTTGGAACAGCAGGTGACAGCTCTGCTTACGGAAGAAACAAAGGATATATCTTTTTTACGGGAAGCATTGCCGCAGCTGGATCGGCTCGATGCTACTTTATTGTCCTTTTATCAAATGCACCAGCCAGCGCCATTCATGGATGCATTGGCGGAAGCATTGCAGCAGTCTGCCATCGGCAATGTTTTTCACTTCCTGCACGAGGAGCACATGTATATTGCGCTGACGGCAGCGGATCATTGGCTTCAGGTTGAAAATTGGCTGCGGCAGCACCTGGATATCCCCGTCCGGCTCGTGCAGAAGCCGCTTCCTGTTTTGGAAGGCCTGCCTGCTGCATTCAAACTGCTCCGGGAAGATCTTGCAAAGCATCATTATCGGACGATCAGAAGGCTTGATGAGCTTGAGAGTGAGCAGCGAGGACAAGATATCGTTACCTATGTAAGGAATTATTATATGGAGGATGTCAGCTTGGAGAGGCTGTCAAAGCTGTTCTTCCTGACCAAAGAACATATATCGCGCAAATTCAAACAGGAAACTGGTACGACGCTATCCAGATTCGTGACAAACTGCCGAATGAAGCAGGCAAAACAGTGGCTGGAAGAGACCGACAAGACGCTGTATGATATTGCCTGCCTGCTTGGCTATCAGGATGAAAAATATTTCTCGAAGCTATTCAAGAAGGAGACGGGCCTCACTCCGACTGCGTATCGAGCTAAACTGAGTGGGCAGGAGGAAAGAGTAAGATGA
- a CDS encoding ABC transporter substrate-binding protein codes for MMGKKAFVILILVFLSASSLPLQENHEENTENTVTVTIRNPKVEIAAPFEDLAKLYEESHPHVRIRVETVGGISDDFSDLKTQMAIGEGPDIFTNVGYAATGEWQRYLEDLSEEPWVEDARTDTLSPITRDGKVYGMPMNIEGFGIIYNKGLFKKAGIDKLPATFTELEKAAQRLDESGVTPFANGYYEEWKLGHHLTSLAFAEQPDPEAFMEDLAGNRTSFTENAGLKHLLRFIDLTLAYGNPHAATTDYYTEIDAFRNGEAAMIVQGNWAEPLLAAQQPKLDVGMFPIPLDDKGDAQLVTGVPSYWVVNKQSGEAEKREAKRFLNWLAESPDGQKFQAEKLHFIPAFRSIQPPVAGISGDAWRQYEQQDRRNFNWSSYSPPVREAFGRILKQYVNEEMSKQETLQDLDHAWEQFSSHR; via the coding sequence ATGATGGGAAAGAAAGCATTCGTCATCCTCATCCTGGTATTCCTATCTGCCAGCAGCCTGCCATTGCAAGAAAACCATGAAGAAAATACGGAGAATACGGTCACTGTCACAATCCGGAATCCGAAGGTGGAAATTGCCGCGCCATTTGAGGATTTGGCGAAGTTATATGAAGAGTCGCACCCGCATGTGCGTATCCGTGTGGAAACAGTCGGCGGAATCTCGGATGATTTCTCGGATCTGAAAACACAGATGGCAATCGGCGAGGGCCCGGATATCTTCACGAATGTCGGGTATGCTGCGACGGGAGAATGGCAGCGCTATTTGGAGGATCTGAGTGAGGAGCCGTGGGTGGAGGATGCGCGTACGGATACACTTTCCCCGATCACACGAGATGGCAAGGTATATGGCATGCCGATGAATATCGAAGGTTTTGGCATCATTTATAATAAGGGATTATTTAAGAAAGCAGGAATCGATAAGCTGCCGGCCACGTTCACGGAGCTGGAAAAAGCGGCGCAAAGGCTTGATGAGAGTGGTGTCACGCCATTTGCGAATGGTTATTACGAGGAATGGAAACTCGGTCATCATTTGACGAGCCTGGCTTTTGCGGAACAGCCTGATCCGGAGGCATTCATGGAGGATCTGGCCGGAAATCGGACGAGCTTCACGGAAAATGCAGGACTGAAGCATCTGCTGCGCTTCATTGATCTGACGCTTGCCTATGGTAATCCGCATGCGGCGACCACGGACTATTACACTGAAATCGATGCGTTCCGGAATGGGGAAGCTGCCATGATTGTCCAAGGGAATTGGGCGGAGCCGCTCCTGGCAGCGCAACAGCCAAAGCTTGATGTGGGGATGTTTCCGATTCCGCTGGATGATAAAGGGGATGCTCAGCTTGTTACGGGCGTACCGAGCTACTGGGTCGTGAATAAACAATCCGGGGAAGCCGAAAAGCGGGAAGCGAAACGCTTTCTGAACTGGCTGGCCGAATCTCCGGATGGGCAAAAGTTCCAAGCGGAGAAGCTGCACTTCATTCCTGCCTTCCGATCCATTCAGCCGCCTGTTGCGGGAATCAGCGGGGATGCCTGGAGGCAATATGAACAGCAGGATCGCCGGAATTTCAATTGGTCCTCTTATTCACCGCCTGTGAGGGAAGCTTTTGGCCGAATCCTCAAACAGTATGTAAATGAGGAAATGTCCAAGCAGGAAACATTGCAGGACCTGGATCATGCCTGGGAGCAGTTTTCCTCCCATCGATAG
- a CDS encoding glycoside hydrolase family 68 protein, with protein MRFRKQVLKTSVASLSAALILGSSLTVASAQTGADDNVKPYKETYGTSQITRQDMKEMIGQHGDDRYTVPSFDASSIKNIDSATKIDENGNEIKMDVWDTWPLQNPDGTVADYNGYQIVFGLAGDPKDASDTFIYMFYKKSGDDSVDAWKNAGRVFDDEDKFKGDKTLAGQEEEWSGSATFTEDGKVRLFYTNRGGWNEAEGIFGKQSLTTAQVNVSEKSEGTLQIDGVEDHKTIYDGGDSKTYENMDKAFEDRNFANNHTLRDPHYIEDKGKKYLVFEANTGTEYGYSGEESLYNRAYYGNGMKFFRDEFKQLQNSDKKATAELANGAIGIVEINDDYTLKKEMKPLIVSNTVTDEIERPNIFKKDGKFYLFTSTRGSKMTIDGIDDRDIYMLGYVSDSLTGPYKPMNKTGIVLHQDLDPNDLTWTYAHYVIPQKNSDDFVVTSYMTNRGFFQDHKSTFAPSFLLDIHGKKSSVVEGGILEQGQITYDEE; from the coding sequence ATGAGATTCCGGAAACAGGTGTTAAAAACAAGTGTCGCTTCGTTAAGTGCAGCATTGATACTGGGAAGCAGTCTGACAGTGGCTTCTGCTCAAACGGGAGCGGATGACAATGTGAAGCCGTATAAAGAAACATATGGCACATCACAAATCACGCGTCAGGATATGAAGGAAATGATCGGGCAGCACGGGGACGATCGGTATACCGTTCCTAGTTTCGATGCTTCTTCCATCAAAAATATCGATTCGGCTACGAAGATCGATGAAAACGGCAATGAGATTAAAATGGATGTATGGGACACATGGCCGCTGCAAAATCCAGATGGCACAGTTGCAGATTACAATGGATACCAAATTGTCTTCGGACTCGCTGGTGATCCGAAAGATGCAAGTGATACCTTCATTTACATGTTCTATAAAAAATCAGGTGATGATTCCGTCGATGCATGGAAAAATGCTGGACGGGTTTTCGATGACGAAGATAAATTCAAAGGCGATAAGACGTTAGCCGGTCAGGAAGAAGAATGGTCCGGTTCTGCCACGTTCACAGAAGATGGCAAAGTGCGTCTGTTCTACACGAATCGCGGAGGCTGGAATGAAGCGGAAGGTATCTTTGGGAAGCAATCCCTCACGACAGCCCAAGTGAATGTGTCCGAAAAGAGTGAAGGCACATTGCAGATAGACGGAGTCGAAGACCACAAGACCATTTATGACGGTGGAGACAGCAAAACATACGAAAATATGGATAAAGCCTTCGAAGATCGCAACTTCGCCAACAACCATACGTTGCGCGATCCGCATTATATCGAAGATAAAGGGAAGAAATACTTGGTATTCGAAGCGAATACAGGAACTGAATATGGTTATTCCGGTGAAGAGTCCCTTTATAACCGGGCTTATTACGGAAATGGGATGAAGTTCTTCCGCGATGAATTCAAACAGCTGCAGAACAGTGATAAGAAGGCGACAGCAGAGCTTGCCAACGGTGCCATCGGCATTGTGGAGATCAATGACGATTACACGCTGAAAAAAGAAATGAAGCCGCTGATCGTTTCCAATACGGTGACAGATGAGATCGAACGTCCGAACATCTTCAAGAAAGACGGCAAATTCTACTTGTTCACAAGCACACGCGGATCTAAAATGACGATCGACGGTATCGATGATCGTGACATTTATATGCTCGGATACGTGTCGGATAGCTTGACTGGCCCTTATAAGCCAATGAATAAAACAGGTATCGTCTTGCATCAGGATCTGGATCCGAATGATTTGACATGGACATATGCACATTACGTGATTCCGCAAAAGAACTCGGATGATTTCGTCGTAACAAGCTACATGACGAATCGCGGCTTCTTCCAGGATCACAAATCCACATTCGCACCGTCGTTCTTGCTTGATATTCACGGCAAAAAATCCTCAGTCGTGGAAGGCGGTATTTTGGAACAAGGACAGATTACGTATGACGAGGAATAA
- a CDS encoding glycoside hydrolase family 32 protein → MIGMLILLAAAIASAFVLVLQKKTEHAYPYKAGTDSYRPVFHFSSPDKWKNDPQQPIYYQGKYHYFYLYNKDYPDGNGTEWRHATSEDLIHWEDHGVAIPKYTTENGDPWTGSVVHDKNNTAGFGEDALIAIITQPTGKTGQQEQYLWYSTDGGDTFKQESGEPVLANPGTPDYRDPKVIWDEEKNNWSMLLAEGDKIGFYESADLKTWTFTGDFHTDGIGVLECPDLFQLRATDGTVKYVLGMSANGEGKGEPKTYAYWTGDFDGASFTPDEENPKWLDYGFDWYGGVTFEDGLAEDKQAKRYALAWMNNWSYADQAPTMESDGFNGTDSVVREISLRNGQEGYYLASEPVAALDELIQSTEAVEDISLHDDTRTLDATAETYRLDADIAWNESPNVGLRLRESNDGTRHLDVGINAAGGYSYVNRTHTPNPDASGSYQESKAPFDAGKKQAHLTILIDKTTVEVFVDGGKVVHSNLVFPQSQDQGIGLFAEGGSAEFDNIYITKMGNSP, encoded by the coding sequence ATGATCGGCATGCTGATTTTACTGGCTGCGGCGATAGCTTCTGCCTTTGTATTGGTGCTGCAAAAGAAGACAGAGCATGCATATCCCTATAAAGCAGGAACGGATTCCTATCGCCCGGTTTTTCATTTCAGTTCTCCTGACAAGTGGAAGAACGATCCGCAGCAGCCGATTTATTATCAGGGAAAATACCACTATTTTTATCTTTACAATAAAGACTACCCCGACGGCAATGGTACCGAATGGCGGCATGCAACCTCGGAGGATCTAATCCATTGGGAGGATCATGGAGTAGCGATTCCGAAATATACGACAGAAAACGGTGACCCGTGGACAGGATCTGTGGTTCACGATAAGAACAATACGGCTGGTTTTGGAGAGGATGCACTTATTGCGATTATCACCCAGCCGACTGGAAAGACGGGTCAGCAGGAGCAGTATCTCTGGTACAGCACGGATGGAGGGGATACTTTCAAGCAGGAAAGTGGGGAGCCGGTACTTGCCAACCCTGGTACACCGGATTACCGTGATCCAAAAGTGATATGGGATGAAGAAAAGAATAATTGGAGCATGCTTCTGGCAGAAGGGGATAAAATTGGTTTTTATGAATCTGCTGATCTGAAGACATGGACATTCACTGGAGATTTTCACACCGATGGAATCGGAGTGCTCGAATGTCCGGATCTATTCCAGCTGCGCGCGACGGACGGCACGGTTAAATATGTATTAGGCATGAGTGCGAATGGAGAGGGAAAAGGCGAGCCGAAAACGTATGCGTACTGGACTGGAGACTTTGATGGCGCAAGCTTTACACCAGATGAAGAAAATCCAAAATGGCTTGATTACGGTTTTGACTGGTATGGCGGCGTCACCTTTGAGGATGGCTTGGCAGAGGATAAGCAAGCCAAGCGGTATGCGCTGGCCTGGATGAACAACTGGTCGTATGCCGATCAGGCACCGACAATGGAATCTGATGGATTCAATGGGACGGATTCGGTTGTCAGGGAAATTTCTTTGCGAAATGGACAGGAGGGGTATTATCTAGCTTCCGAACCGGTCGCTGCATTGGATGAGCTTATTCAGTCGACCGAAGCAGTCGAGGATATCTCCCTTCATGATGACACCCGAACCTTGGATGCCACGGCGGAAACATATCGATTGGATGCTGATATTGCATGGAACGAAAGTCCGAACGTCGGGCTGCGCCTGCGGGAATCGAATGATGGGACTCGTCATTTGGATGTTGGGATAAATGCCGCTGGGGGGTATTCCTACGTGAATCGGACGCATACACCCAATCCAGATGCTTCTGGTTCTTATCAGGAAAGCAAGGCGCCGTTTGATGCGGGGAAGAAGCAAGCGCATTTGACCATTCTCATAGACAAAACAACCGTGGAAGTGTTTGTTGACGGAGGAAAAGTCGTGCACAGTAACTTGGTATTCCCCCAGTCGCAGGATCAAGGGATCGGCCTATTTGCAGAAGGAGGCAGTGCGGAGTTTGATAATATTTATATAACTAAAATGGGGAATTCACCATAG